The Gammaproteobacteria bacterium DNA window AGGCGTCGAGTGACTCCTGTTCCCAGCTGGTGGTGATGGTCGGGTTGATCACCCTGATGTGCATCATGTCCTCCCCGATTCGAGTCTCGGCCCCAGCTCCATCGACGGGTCGTGCCACTCGAGTGGTTTGGCGACGGGAGGCGGGTAGCTCCGGCGACTGTGTGTCACACCGAGTCGGATCATCGTCTCGATCTGGCGGATCGCCACCAACAGAGGGTTGAGCACCGGGACGGCGGCACCTCGCTCAGCAAGCATTCGCGCCGCGATGCCGGCCATCGACGACAACAAACTGCACCCCGGAATGATCACTCCGGCGCCGTCCTCGAAGACGGCGGCGGCCGATGCTGCAACGAAGGCGTCGAGGGTGGCGCCCGGGTCCGTCACGAGTTCGAGCACCGGCAACCCGAGGGCCCGTACCGGCCCGGCGCTGTCCGACAAGCCGTTTCGGGCGATCAGTTCCTCGACCATCGGGATGTCCTCTTCACTCGTCGTGACAATGGCGAATCGGTGACCGAGCATCGACGCCAGATGCATGCCGGCCTCACCGGGAGCGGACACCGGGATTCGCACCGCTTCCCGGGCGGCGTGGAGCCCCGGATCGTCCATGCAGTTGACCACCACTCCGTCGGCGCCGGACTGCTCGGCGAGAATCGCCTGCTCGATGATCCCCGGCACCGCGAGCTCGTCGTCGACGCGCGATTCGATCGAGGCGGTGCCATAGTCCAGCGCCACCGGCTCGAGGATGATCCCCGGATCGTCGAGGAATGAGGCCATTTCCTCGTTCCACTCGTTGCTTATCGTCGGGTTGATCACCCGAATCCGCAGCACGGTCTGAGTCACGGTCATGCGTTACGCTCCCTCACAGTTGGCCAGTAGACGGAAGGCGATCGACTCGGCGAGTATCCCCCGCTGCAATTCGCGGAGATCCACGCTCTCATCGGGACCGTGCTCACGGCTGAGATGGTCACCGACACCGGTGAGCAGGATCGCCGCATCCGGATACCGTTCGGACAGATCGCCCACAATGGGGATCGAGCCGCCGATGCCGATGTCGGCGGCGTCCCGCCCCCAAGCAATCCGGAATGCCTCACGGTAGGCGTCGTAGGCGGCACCGGTCGTGTTCATTCGGAACGCCTCTCCGAGCCCCCAGTTGCCGATGGTGAGCCGGGCTCCCCACGGCACG harbors:
- a CDS encoding hydrogenase expression protein HupH, producing the protein MTVTQTVLRIRVINPTISNEWNEEMASFLDDPGIILEPVALDYGTASIESRVDDELAVPGIIEQAILAEQSGADGVVVNCMDDPGLHAAREAVRIPVSAPGEAGMHLASMLGHRFAIVTTSEEDIPMVEELIARNGLSDSAGPVRALGLPVLELVTDPGATLDAFVAASAAAVFEDGAGVIIPGCSLLSSMAGIAARMLAERGAAVPVLNPLLVAIRQIETMIRLGVTHSRRSYPPPVAKPLEWHDPSMELGPRLESGRT